In Brevibacillus brevis, a genomic segment contains:
- a CDS encoding DUF3679 domain-containing protein, which translates to MSVTAKLSGLLVVLLVGVVIGLQTAERGISKVSGLPEQQTQTFYIKKMDQGQMEIAVMGKQVKTAGPEKMVNYMSNMGLTLGETVKKGAKSFVDWVGNMFAP; encoded by the coding sequence ATGAGCGTAACGGCAAAACTGTCAGGGCTTTTGGTCGTGCTCCTGGTCGGAGTCGTGATCGGCTTGCAGACGGCAGAGCGGGGCATCTCCAAGGTGAGCGGACTTCCGGAGCAGCAAACGCAAACCTTTTACATCAAAAAAATGGACCAGGGGCAAATGGAAATTGCGGTAATGGGCAAGCAAGTAAAGACAGCCGGGCCCGAAAAGATGGTCAATTACATGAGCAATATGGGATTAACCTTGGGAGAGACGGTGAAAAAGGGAGCCAAATCGTTTGTGGACTGGGTAGGGAATATGTTCGCCCCGTAG
- a CDS encoding ABC transporter ATP-binding protein — translation MSQPVLQIENLQTHFFTDRGQIPAVDGVTITVNKGEIVGIVGESGCGKSVTSLSVMKLVPNPPGKIVGGAIRFKGEDLVTADEKRMREIRGNEIAMIFQEPMTSLNPVFTIGDQISEAVRLHTKASKKESRQRAVEMLRKVGIPRAEAIVDEYPHQLSGGMRQRVMIAMAMACDPVLLIADEPTTALDVTIQAQILDLMRQCNRESETAILLITHDLGVVAEMCHRVVVMYAGNVIEEGDVRTILKNPQHPYTIGLLQSLPKLTGSEERLYSIPGNVPIPGSLTVGCRFAPRCDKATDRCREEMPQLKSVGENHRSRCWLGE, via the coding sequence GTGTCACAGCCAGTCCTTCAAATCGAAAATCTGCAGACGCACTTTTTTACGGACCGCGGCCAAATACCGGCTGTTGACGGTGTGACGATCACGGTAAACAAAGGGGAGATCGTCGGCATTGTAGGCGAGTCCGGTTGTGGAAAAAGTGTAACCTCCCTTTCCGTCATGAAGCTGGTGCCCAATCCTCCAGGCAAAATCGTGGGAGGAGCCATTCGTTTCAAGGGAGAGGACCTGGTCACGGCCGATGAAAAGAGGATGCGGGAAATACGGGGCAATGAGATCGCGATGATCTTTCAGGAGCCGATGACCTCCCTCAATCCCGTCTTTACCATTGGCGATCAGATCAGCGAGGCCGTACGCCTGCACACGAAGGCGAGCAAAAAAGAGTCCAGGCAGCGAGCGGTCGAGATGTTGAGAAAAGTGGGAATTCCCCGGGCAGAGGCGATCGTGGACGAGTATCCGCACCAGCTTTCCGGAGGGATGCGGCAGCGCGTGATGATCGCCATGGCGATGGCCTGCGACCCCGTGCTGCTGATCGCCGACGAGCCTACCACGGCGCTGGATGTCACGATTCAGGCCCAGATCCTGGACTTGATGAGGCAGTGCAACCGCGAATCCGAAACAGCCATCTTGCTGATTACCCACGATCTCGGGGTGGTGGCGGAAATGTGCCACCGTGTCGTAGTGATGTACGCAGGAAATGTCATTGAAGAAGGGGATGTGCGGACGATCCTGAAAAATCCGCAGCATCCGTACACGATAGGCTTGCTGCAATCCCTGCCAAAGCTGACCGGCTCCGAGGAGCGGCTGTATTCCATTCCGGGCAACGTGCCGATCCCGGGTTCGCTGACAGTCGGATGCCGATTTGCGCCGCGCTGCGACAAGGCGACGGACCGGTGCCGCGAAGAGATGCCGCAGCTCAAGTCAGTGGGCGAAAACCATCGCTCGCGGTGCTGGCTGGGCGAATAA
- a CDS encoding dipeptide ABC transporter ATP-binding protein, whose translation MTEELLVVKNLKKYYPITGGVLGGEVGVVKAVDDVSFSVKRGETLGLVGESGCGKSTTGRSLLRLIEPTEGEVHFDGVNVTSLSADQMRKMRRDMQIVFQDPFASLNPRHNIEKILEEPLIVHGIGTAAERKKKVQEMLEVVGLSSYHARRYPHQFSGGQRQRIGIARALMLNPKLIVADEPVSALDVSIQSQVLNLMQDLQRELGLTYLFIAHDLSVVRHISDRVGVMYLGRIVELASSRQLYSTPLHPYTKALLSAVPTPDPDDVRERIILQGDVPSPANPPSGCTFHTRCPHVTDECRTVRPAFQDVGGGHFVACHLYKS comes from the coding sequence GTGACTGAAGAACTGCTCGTCGTGAAGAACCTGAAAAAATATTATCCGATCACTGGCGGTGTCCTCGGCGGGGAAGTAGGGGTCGTAAAGGCGGTAGACGACGTTTCGTTTTCCGTAAAGCGAGGAGAAACGCTTGGACTGGTAGGGGAAAGCGGCTGCGGAAAATCAACGACGGGACGCTCCCTTTTGCGACTGATCGAGCCGACCGAAGGCGAAGTCCACTTCGACGGGGTCAACGTGACATCCCTTTCGGCAGACCAGATGCGCAAAATGCGCCGGGACATGCAGATCGTCTTTCAGGATCCGTTCGCCTCTCTCAACCCTCGTCACAATATTGAAAAGATTCTGGAAGAACCACTTATCGTTCACGGAATCGGAACGGCCGCCGAGCGCAAGAAAAAGGTGCAGGAGATGCTCGAGGTAGTCGGCCTGAGCAGCTATCACGCGAGGCGCTACCCTCACCAGTTTAGCGGCGGCCAGCGCCAGCGAATTGGAATTGCCCGCGCGCTGATGCTGAATCCAAAGCTGATCGTCGCAGACGAGCCGGTTTCGGCCCTGGACGTGTCCATCCAGTCGCAGGTGCTGAACCTGATGCAGGATTTGCAGCGGGAACTGGGACTCACCTACCTGTTCATCGCGCACGACCTCAGTGTGGTCCGCCACATCAGCGATCGAGTCGGGGTCATGTACCTGGGGAGAATCGTCGAGCTGGCGAGCAGCAGGCAATTGTACAGCACGCCGCTCCACCCGTATACGAAAGCGCTGCTGTCCGCGGTTCCGACGCCAGATCCGGATGATGTCCGCGAGAGAATCATTCTTCAGGGTGATGTGCCAAGCCCGGCCAACCCGCCAAGCGGCTGCACCTTCCATACCCGCTGTCCCCACGTGACGGATGAGTGCCGCACGGTTCGACCGGCCTTTCAGGATGTAGGCGGCGGACACTTTGTGGCTTGCCATCTATACAAGTCTTAG